The following are encoded together in the Candidatus Woesebacteria bacterium genome:
- a CDS encoding site-specific DNA-methyltransferase has product MQIKIGDVLQLGDHRLACGDAKDSALLKRLILDDRISLLLTDPPYGVAYVEGKAELTEIKSNKKIANDHNQTEGTYRHFTKEWLEAIKPYLAKKNSFYIFNSDKMVFSLRDGIVDAGFRLTQLLVWIKNNVVVGRLHYLPQHELIAYGWFGSHEFYKAKDKSILIYPKPNKSPLHPTMKPVGLLRNLILNSSKVNDYVYDPFGGSGSTLISCEQTKRKCLMVEIDPEYCQVIIDRFEKVSGIKAERIKDGK; this is encoded by the coding sequence ATGCAAATAAAAATAGGTGATGTTCTACAACTCGGTGATCATCGCTTGGCGTGTGGAGATGCAAAAGACTCAGCGTTGTTAAAGAGGCTTATTTTAGATGATCGAATCTCTCTCCTTCTGACGGATCCGCCCTACGGCGTGGCTTATGTTGAAGGAAAAGCTGAACTTACGGAAATTAAGAGTAATAAAAAGATAGCCAACGATCACAACCAAACAGAAGGAACGTATCGCCATTTTACGAAGGAATGGCTAGAAGCAATAAAGCCATATCTTGCCAAGAAAAATTCTTTTTACATTTTTAACTCAGACAAAATGGTGTTCTCCTTGCGAGATGGCATTGTTGATGCGGGTTTTCGACTTACACAACTACTTGTTTGGATCAAAAACAATGTTGTCGTCGGACGGCTTCACTATTTACCACAACATGAGCTGATCGCATACGGATGGTTTGGAAGCCATGAATTCTATAAGGCAAAAGACAAAAGTATTCTCATTTATCCAAAACCAAATAAAAGTCCTCTTCATCCAACCATGAAACCTGTTGGGTTATTGCGAAACTTAATCCTTAACAGTTCAAAAGTTAATGACTATGTCTATGATCCGTTCGGCGGATCAGGATCAACACTTATTTCTTGCGAACAAACGAAACGGAAATGCCTCATGGTTGAGATAGATCCGGAGTACTGCCAAGTAATTATTGATCGCTTTGAAAAAGTTTCTGGAATTAAAGCAGAAAGGATAAAAGATGGAAAATAA
- a CDS encoding DNA modification methylase, protein MLNAHTKQENPYSIVYVSAQELRPAEYNPRKWDEEAAKQLTESIKRFGLIDPIIANGASNRKNIVIGGHFRLEVGKRLGIEKVPVVYVNIPNLQKEKELNLRLNRNTGEWDFELLKSFNVELLLDVGFDDSDLSHIWDDNLGVENDDFDVKKEIEKIKEPKSKWGDIYQLGSHRLICGDATDPEVLKKLVQDDKISMLYCDPPYNISLDYSNGIGTNGKYGGKTNDKKSEEEYKAFLKKTLENGLSTAFPDAHVFYWCDENYIGLIQGIYKELGIINKRVCLWIKNNQNVTPQTAFNKVYEPCVYGIQGNPYLSESVKNLNEVLNKEVGTGNRLTDDILDLFNIWLAKRLPAQEYEHPTEKPPTLHEKALRRCTKAGDIVLDVFGGSGSTLIACEQLKRRAYLCEIEPIFCDLIIKRFEKLTGQEAKLCK, encoded by the coding sequence ATGTTGAACGCACATACTAAACAAGAGAACCCATATTCTATCGTTTATGTTTCAGCTCAAGAACTTCGCCCCGCTGAATACAATCCAAGAAAATGGGATGAGGAAGCTGCCAAGCAATTAACGGAGAGTATTAAGCGCTTCGGATTGATAGATCCCATTATTGCGAATGGTGCATCTAATCGAAAAAATATTGTAATTGGTGGACATTTCAGACTCGAAGTAGGAAAAAGACTAGGTATAGAAAAAGTACCTGTAGTTTATGTTAATATCCCCAATCTTCAGAAGGAAAAGGAGTTGAATCTACGTCTTAACCGCAATACTGGAGAATGGGATTTTGAACTTCTGAAATCATTTAATGTCGAGCTGTTACTTGATGTTGGATTTGATGATAGCGATCTTTCACACATTTGGGATGATAACTTGGGAGTCGAAAATGACGACTTTGATGTTAAAAAAGAAATTGAAAAGATCAAAGAACCAAAAAGCAAATGGGGAGATATATACCAGCTTGGATCGCACCGACTTATTTGTGGAGACGCGACAGATCCCGAAGTACTCAAAAAGCTAGTACAGGATGACAAGATATCCATGCTCTACTGCGATCCCCCATATAATATCTCGCTCGATTACAGCAACGGGATTGGAACAAATGGAAAATATGGCGGGAAAACGAATGACAAGAAATCTGAAGAAGAATATAAAGCGTTTCTCAAGAAAACGCTTGAAAATGGGCTATCAACTGCTTTTCCTGATGCACACGTGTTTTATTGGTGTGATGAAAATTACATTGGACTAATCCAGGGAATATACAAGGAACTTGGGATTATAAACAAACGAGTTTGTCTTTGGATTAAGAATAACCAGAACGTCACTCCACAAACTGCATTTAATAAAGTGTATGAACCATGCGTTTATGGTATTCAAGGTAATCCGTATCTTTCCGAATCAGTCAAAAACCTGAATGAGGTTCTCAATAAAGAGGTAGGAACAGGAAATCGACTGACAGATGATATCCTTGACCTTTTTAATATATGGCTAGCAAAACGTCTTCCTGCACAAGAATACGAACATCCGACAGAAAAACCACCAACACTCCATGAAAAAGCATTACGTCGTTGCACGAAAGCTGGAGACATCGTGCTTGATGTATTCGGTGGCTCCGGATCTACTCTCATTGCGTGTGAACAACTCAAACGCAGAGCATATCTTTGCGAAATTGAGCCTATTTTTTGTGACCTTATTATCAAGCGCTTCGAGAAGTTGACTGGACAGGAGGCAAAGCTATGCAAATAA
- a CDS encoding DEAD/DEAH box helicase family protein: MNNDQFIINTKVLGNPIRQVNKSATFSGDKPRALTLSNRRIATFPRSCEKVIKSWDKQFSFVEEKRENDQILEEGLRPPQIGALHAALAHWKVTNASATIVMPTGTGKTETMLALMVCERIDKILVVVPTDALRDQITNKFLGLGLLRKIGAVGRKAENPIVGTLEHRLKTVDEVNKFFGSCNVVITTMAIVGGCSEEIQKAMAGTATYLFIDEAHHISAPTWQKFRKFFKEKTILQFTATPFRGDGRHIDGKVIFNYPLRKAQSEGYFKQISFIGVRDYNKQRADETIAKRAIKKLEEDLAQNLDHIILARADSITRARDIFAIYQQHGANHNPQLFHSKKKVAEKRQSLNEINERKSRIIVCVDMFGEGFDLPELKIAALHDVHKGLAITLQFTGRFTRTKPNIGSATIVANIANPGVEEALKDLYAEDADWDKLLRNLSEGATTKQEKLSQFFEGFVDLPPEFLPQNILPKMSTVVYKTNNTRWTPENIPKVVKESRLFIDPTVNQGEKVVFFVTCEKEPISWGNFKDIHNTIWDLYLIHWDEAQKLLFINSSNNRSFHGELAKAICGDDVEIVRGEQVFRTLSGINRLSLMNLGLTHSLNRAMRFTMYVGSDILSAISDAQQQNRIKSNLFGRGFENGSKTSIGSSYKGRIWSYKIADDISEWIEWCRKTGTKLLDDTFSATDILKYVLRPTLITQRPNLVPLTIEWPEDLLLKSEETVELNIAGETIPLYEAGIELTDFNKTGPIKFQVFSENKSVEYKIAFNNNNVEYLPTGQDTAQIIIARKPQSLPDWLKENSPIVRFENDSYLQYNVLFENPADPPAPFDKDKIQIWDWNGIDLSKESQTVNKDTDSIQYRVIQEALKDTHDSQYDVVFDDDDSYEAADVIGIKMTEEKLIVDLYHCKFSQSATPGARVEDLYAVCGQAQKSVHWRDDIQKLIDHLTLREVSRQKKGLVSRFEKGDLEKLEEIRNKVPYLIPEFTITVVQPGLSKNQASNSQLELLAVTENYLKETHAINLEVIASQ, from the coding sequence GTGAATAATGATCAATTTATAATCAACACAAAAGTATTAGGTAATCCTATTAGGCAGGTTAATAAATCTGCTACATTTTCCGGCGATAAACCTAGAGCGTTAACACTTAGTAATAGAAGAATTGCTACATTCCCCAGATCTTGCGAAAAAGTAATTAAATCCTGGGATAAGCAATTCTCTTTCGTCGAAGAAAAACGAGAAAATGATCAAATTCTTGAAGAAGGATTGCGTCCGCCCCAAATCGGTGCACTCCATGCCGCACTCGCTCATTGGAAAGTAACAAACGCATCAGCCACCATTGTTATGCCTACTGGTACAGGAAAAACGGAAACAATGCTTGCACTTATGGTTTGCGAGCGAATAGATAAAATCCTAGTAGTTGTACCAACAGATGCGCTAAGAGATCAGATCACGAATAAGTTCCTAGGTCTCGGATTATTAAGAAAAATTGGAGCTGTTGGAAGGAAAGCAGAAAATCCTATCGTGGGGACCCTCGAGCATCGACTCAAAACAGTAGATGAGGTAAATAAATTTTTTGGGTCATGCAATGTGGTGATAACGACAATGGCAATAGTAGGTGGATGCTCAGAAGAAATTCAAAAGGCAATGGCTGGAACAGCTACGTACCTTTTTATAGATGAGGCACATCATATTTCAGCACCAACTTGGCAAAAATTCAGAAAATTCTTCAAAGAAAAAACCATATTACAATTTACCGCCACACCTTTTAGAGGAGATGGAAGACATATTGATGGAAAGGTAATTTTTAATTATCCATTACGAAAAGCGCAAAGCGAAGGGTATTTCAAGCAAATCAGTTTTATTGGTGTAAGAGATTATAATAAACAACGTGCCGATGAGACTATTGCCAAAAGAGCAATCAAAAAGCTGGAAGAAGACCTTGCACAAAATCTAGACCATATTATCTTGGCGCGAGCAGATAGTATAACTCGTGCGCGAGATATATTTGCTATTTACCAACAACACGGCGCAAATCATAATCCTCAACTTTTTCATAGTAAGAAAAAAGTGGCTGAAAAACGCCAATCTCTTAATGAAATAAATGAAAGAAAATCAAGAATTATTGTATGTGTTGACATGTTTGGAGAAGGTTTTGACTTACCTGAATTAAAAATTGCAGCACTCCATGATGTGCATAAAGGTCTTGCCATTACATTGCAGTTTACAGGAAGATTTACAAGAACAAAACCAAATATTGGTTCCGCAACGATTGTTGCAAATATCGCCAACCCTGGTGTTGAAGAAGCGTTAAAAGACTTATATGCAGAAGATGCTGATTGGGATAAATTACTACGGAACTTAAGTGAAGGAGCGACTACCAAACAGGAAAAGCTATCTCAGTTTTTTGAAGGATTTGTGGATTTGCCTCCAGAATTCTTACCTCAAAATATTTTGCCTAAAATGAGCACTGTTGTTTATAAAACAAATAATACGCGGTGGACTCCCGAAAACATACCAAAAGTAGTAAAAGAATCTAGGCTTTTTATTGACCCTACTGTAAATCAAGGAGAAAAAGTCGTGTTCTTTGTTACCTGCGAGAAAGAACCAATTTCTTGGGGCAATTTTAAGGATATCCATAATACGATTTGGGATCTGTATTTGATTCATTGGGATGAAGCTCAAAAATTATTATTTATCAATAGCTCAAACAACAGGTCCTTCCATGGGGAATTAGCAAAAGCTATTTGTGGCGATGATGTTGAAATAGTTCGTGGAGAACAAGTGTTTCGTACTCTCTCTGGGATCAATAGATTAAGCCTTATGAATCTTGGCTTAACACATTCCTTAAATCGAGCAATGCGATTCACAATGTATGTTGGATCAGACATACTATCAGCAATCTCGGACGCTCAGCAACAAAATAGGATTAAATCCAATCTTTTTGGAAGAGGTTTTGAGAATGGTAGTAAAACAAGCATCGGGTCATCTTACAAAGGGAGGATTTGGTCTTATAAAATAGCAGATGATATCTCGGAATGGATTGAATGGTGCCGAAAAACAGGCACAAAATTACTTGATGATACTTTTTCTGCAACAGATATTCTTAAATATGTATTGCGCCCAACTTTAATAACACAACGGCCAAACCTCGTACCGCTAACAATAGAGTGGCCAGAAGACTTACTCTTGAAAAGCGAGGAAACTGTTGAACTAAATATCGCGGGAGAGACGATTCCATTGTATGAAGCAGGTATTGAGTTAACGGACTTTAATAAAACAGGCCCAATAAAGTTCCAGGTTTTTAGTGAAAACAAAAGTGTTGAATATAAAATTGCATTTAATAATAACAATGTTGAGTATTTACCGACTGGGCAAGACACTGCACAAATTATAATTGCGAGAAAACCACAATCCCTTCCTGATTGGTTAAAAGAGAATTCTCCTATTGTTCGTTTTGAAAACGATTCATACCTACAATACAACGTTCTTTTTGAAAATCCTGCTGATCCGCCTGCACCTTTTGATAAGGATAAGATTCAAATATGGGACTGGAATGGTATTGATTTGAGTAAAGAATCGCAGACAGTAAATAAAGATACTGACTCAATACAATATCGAGTCATACAAGAGGCACTAAAGGATACCCACGATTCACAATATGATGTCGTTTTTGACGATGACGATTCCTATGAAGCTGCGGATGTAATAGGAATTAAAATGACAGAGGAGAAATTAATAGTTGATTTATACCATTGTAAGTTCTCCCAATCTGCCACTCCCGGAGCAAGAGTCGAAGATCTATATGCAGTTTGCGGTCAAGCACAAAAAAGTGTTCATTGGAGAGATGATATACAAAAACTTATCGATCACTTAACTTTACGTGAGGTGAGTCGACAAAAGAAAGGATTGGTTTCAAGATTTGAAAAAGGTGATTTAGAAAAACTCGAAGAAATAAGAAATAAAGTACCTTATCTTATTCCTGAATTTACAATCACAGTTGTTCAGCCAGGTTTATCTAAAAACCAAGCAAGTAATAGTCAACTAGAACTACTCGCCGTTACAGAAAATTATCTTAAAGAAACACACGCAATAAACTTAGAAGTGATAGCCAGTCAATAA
- the rsgA gene encoding ribosome small subunit-dependent GTPase A, which translates to MDYAKISINELGFDKFFESNLKELEVEKYTIARVIAEYKEAYRVISNNGEFLAKITGKQIFNATKREDYPAVGDWILITELNDNKAIIHQILPRKTLLEKKYSNKQENQLIATNIDTAFIIESVDRDFNLNRFERYLIISRKANIIPVFILNKIDLISKTEINNLFSQVKSRFNKVEVILTSTKTEAGINNLIKYIKKGQTYCFLGSSGVGKSSLVNALLGKNIIKTQEINTTNERGRHTTSVRELYLLKNGGIVIDNPGTREVGISDSYSGIENVYNEITDLSRNCKFSNCTHTNEPECAILAAIANNLLDINKFDNYLKLKKESEYFEMNKREKRLKDRKFGIYVKKYFDNLNKEPHI; encoded by the coding sequence ATGGATTATGCAAAAATATCGATTAACGAACTTGGATTTGATAAATTTTTTGAATCTAATCTTAAAGAATTGGAAGTTGAAAAATACACAATCGCACGCGTTATTGCGGAATATAAAGAAGCATATAGGGTAATAAGCAATAATGGTGAATTTTTAGCAAAAATTACAGGTAAACAAATATTTAATGCTACAAAAAGAGAAGATTATCCCGCAGTTGGAGATTGGATTTTAATAACTGAGCTTAATGATAACAAGGCAATAATCCATCAAATACTACCTAGAAAAACTTTATTAGAGAAAAAATATAGCAATAAACAAGAAAATCAATTAATCGCTACAAATATCGATACTGCCTTTATTATTGAATCTGTTGACAGAGACTTTAATCTTAATCGATTTGAAAGATATTTGATTATTTCGCGGAAAGCAAATATTATTCCGGTCTTTATACTTAATAAGATTGATTTAATTTCTAAAACAGAGATTAATAACCTATTTTCTCAAGTAAAAAGTAGATTTAATAAAGTAGAAGTTATTTTAACAAGCACAAAAACAGAAGCGGGAATTAATAATTTAATAAAATATATAAAGAAAGGGCAAACTTATTGTTTCTTGGGTTCATCTGGAGTTGGTAAATCTTCACTGGTAAATGCATTGCTTGGGAAAAACATAATTAAAACACAGGAAATTAATACAACAAACGAGCGTGGGAGACATACAACCTCTGTTAGAGAGTTATATCTTTTAAAAAATGGCGGAATAGTAATAGATAATCCTGGAACCAGAGAAGTTGGAATATCAGATTCATATAGCGGAATAGAAAATGTTTACAATGAAATAACCGACTTATCTAGAAATTGTAAATTTTCTAATTGTACACATACAAACGAACCAGAATGTGCAATATTGGCTGCAATAGCGAATAATTTGCTTGATATAAATAAATTTGATAATTATCTTAAACTTAAGAAAGAGTCAGAATATTTTGAAATGAATAAGCGAGAAAAAAGACTGAAAGATCGTAAATTTGGGATATATGTAAAAAAATATTTTGATAACTTAAACAAAGAACCACATATTTAG
- a CDS encoding CYTH domain-containing protein, producing the protein MAQEKEIKIQLKIQLDDFVKRIQRKGYKLVHKLNQTDIYFDTKDWFLYESIAALRLRRIDNNDSSFSFKKVFYLPKQKDYYVEEIEVKFPINNFDEAKKIFEKVTIPFDKSILKSGSELTKYLAKYNYFDEQKMTKLRTVYSKGEDEITIDEADNVGIIIELECQNNEPLHVVKTFLSDNEWERSVEGTSYIWLKNVKGLTSHIKNLERFKTEPDWNVWENEKEMYEEIQKKQDGGY; encoded by the coding sequence ATGGCTCAGGAAAAAGAAATAAAGATTCAACTAAAAATACAACTTGACGATTTTGTTAAAAGAATCCAGAGAAAAGGATATAAATTGGTTCACAAACTTAACCAAACCGATATCTACTTTGATACAAAAGATTGGTTTCTGTATGAAAGCATTGCTGCCTTAAGACTAAGGCGAATTGATAATAACGATAGCTCTTTTTCGTTTAAAAAAGTATTTTATCTTCCTAAACAAAAAGATTACTATGTCGAAGAAATTGAAGTAAAATTTCCGATAAATAATTTTGATGAGGCTAAGAAAATTTTTGAGAAAGTAACAATTCCCTTTGACAAAAGTATATTAAAAAGCGGAAGTGAGTTAACTAAATATTTAGCGAAGTACAACTATTTCGACGAACAGAAAATGACGAAATTACGAACGGTGTATTCAAAAGGTGAAGATGAGATAACCATCGACGAAGCTGACAATGTCGGGATAATTATTGAACTTGAATGTCAGAATAACGAACCACTTCACGTTGTAAAAACTTTTTTAAGTGACAACGAATGGGAACGAAGTGTCGAAGGTACAAGTTATATTTGGTTAAAAAACGTCAAAGGGTTAACATCACATATTAAAAACCTGGAAAGATTCAAGACAGAACCCGACTGGAATGTTTGGGAAAATGAAAAGGAAATGTATGAAGAAATCCAAAAAAAACAAGATGGTGGATATTAA
- a CDS encoding HAD family phosphatase translates to MKKSKKNKMVDINKSSLYKALISDIDGTLTPIIPNSLPSEKVTCKIKEAVNKGLIFSLATGRPFFLAKYLVDHLGLIGPSIVDNGAVIVDSHDGSTIWEANLPNEEANQVISSVKKYKLRRASLDSGVLENPTKLPNNSKVRKLSIHDISEDIADKIISKVSSLYSDVIGTKAASYKGQHLVDVYFSNIKATKQYAVFKLSKILGIQESEIIGVGDGYNDFPLLMACGMKVAMGNSVNDLKGIADYIALSVEEDGLAEVIDKFYLNKL, encoded by the coding sequence ATGAAGAAATCCAAAAAAAACAAGATGGTGGATATTAATAAATCAAGTCTATACAAGGCACTCATTTCTGACATCGATGGTACACTTACACCGATTATCCCCAATTCCCTTCCTTCAGAAAAAGTGACCTGCAAAATTAAAGAGGCTGTGAATAAAGGTCTAATATTTTCACTTGCCACTGGAAGACCGTTTTTCTTGGCTAAATATCTTGTCGACCATTTGGGATTAATTGGTCCCTCCATAGTTGATAACGGTGCAGTAATTGTTGATAGTCATGACGGATCTACAATATGGGAAGCTAATTTACCAAACGAGGAAGCAAACCAAGTAATATCTTCGGTAAAAAAGTATAAATTACGCAGAGCCTCGTTGGATAGTGGCGTACTTGAAAATCCAACGAAACTGCCCAACAACTCCAAAGTAAGAAAACTGTCAATCCACGATATTTCTGAAGACATTGCAGATAAAATTATTTCGAAAGTAAGTTCATTGTATAGTGACGTCATCGGAACGAAGGCAGCATCGTACAAGGGTCAGCATTTAGTTGACGTTTATTTTTCGAATATCAAGGCGACAAAGCAATACGCAGTTTTCAAACTATCAAAAATATTAGGTATACAGGAAAGTGAAATAATTGGAGTGGGTGACGGATATAACGATTTTCCTCTCTTGATGGCATGTGGCATGAAAGTTGCAATGGGTAATTCCGTGAATGATTTGAAGGGTATTGCGGATTACATAGCTCTTTCGGTCGAGGAAGATGGACTGGCAGAGGTAATTGATAAATTCTACTTAAACAAGCTGTAG
- a CDS encoding transposase, translating to MPNKRSVVFATNEIYHTYNRSVANEEIFNNSRNINRALDLINYYKNLSNLRFSYFVKLSQDKKNEHLKSKKIIPLVEVYAFSIMPNHFHLLVRQLSENGIEKFLSNFQNSFAKYYNIRNKRYGALFQRPFKAKHVAGDKELLHLSRYIHLNPVTSFMLDLEELKTSNLTSFPHYLKPVNNLVNSDLIIKLAGSKTKYLQFVSNQVDYQRKLGKINHLIIKK from the coding sequence ATGCCCAATAAAAGATCAGTTGTATTTGCAACTAACGAAATCTATCACACGTATAACCGGTCGGTTGCCAACGAAGAAATATTTAATAATTCCAGAAATATAAACCGGGCCTTAGACCTTATCAATTATTACAAAAATCTTTCTAATTTGAGATTCTCGTATTTTGTAAAATTGAGTCAAGACAAGAAAAATGAACACCTCAAGTCTAAAAAAATCATTCCTCTTGTGGAAGTTTATGCCTTTTCCATAATGCCCAATCATTTTCATTTACTGGTAAGACAACTTTCCGAAAATGGGATAGAAAAATTCTTATCAAATTTTCAAAACAGCTTTGCAAAATATTATAATATTAGAAACAAAAGATATGGAGCCTTGTTTCAGCGACCGTTTAAAGCGAAACATGTCGCGGGTGACAAGGAATTACTACATCTGTCTAGATATATACATCTTAATCCCGTAACCTCTTTCATGTTGGATCTCGAGGAATTGAAAACAAGCAACCTAACATCCTTTCCCCATTATTTGAAACCTGTAAATAACTTAGTGAATAGCGATTTAATTATAAAGCTTGCTGGTTCCAAAACAAAATATCTGCAATTTGTTTCAAATCAAGTAGATTATCAAAGGAAGTTGGGCAAGATCAATCATTTAATAATTAAAAAGTAA
- a CDS encoding DUF1653 domain-containing protein codes for MKPGKYKHYKGHLYNVIGVAKHSESLEELVVYETLYDNPTAKLWVRPLEMFTGKVKIGGKTIPRFIFVGNRKV; via the coding sequence TTGAAACCGGGTAAATACAAACATTACAAGGGTCACCTCTACAACGTAATTGGGGTTGCAAAGCACTCTGAATCCTTGGAAGAATTAGTTGTTTATGAGACTTTATATGACAATCCCACAGCAAAATTATGGGTAAGGCCGCTTGAGATGTTTACCGGGAAAGTCAAAATTGGGGGCAAAACGATTCCAAGATTTATTTTTGTAGGAAATAGAAAAGTATGA
- a CDS encoding SDR family oxidoreductase: MKKVVLITGGSDGLGRTIAKCVSSDYQVVILSPTEQKLKKVAKEIGVDYVLADVSNYASVENAIKLIIKKYKQIDCLVNNAGLWIQGELDDNDITHIENVMKVNALGVIYITKAIIPLMKKRKSGLIININSQGGLYAKAERSVYSAAKWGITGFTKSLQPELAKYGIAVTGIYPGKLDTKMFEKIGIDKDMTDALDTKEVARVIKFLLESPQGVVFPEIGIMCIKY, encoded by the coding sequence ATGAAAAAAGTAGTATTAATTACAGGTGGCTCTGATGGTTTAGGACGAACAATTGCCAAATGCGTATCATCGGATTACCAAGTTGTCATACTCTCGCCAACTGAACAGAAATTGAAAAAGGTGGCAAAAGAAATTGGGGTAGATTATGTCTTAGCTGACGTTTCCAATTATGCAAGTGTTGAGAACGCCATTAAGCTAATTATCAAGAAATACAAACAAATCGACTGTTTGGTAAACAATGCAGGTCTTTGGATTCAGGGCGAACTGGATGACAACGACATAACACACATTGAAAACGTTATGAAAGTGAATGCCTTGGGTGTTATTTATATTACTAAAGCTATTATTCCTCTAATGAAAAAACGCAAATCGGGATTAATCATCAACATAAATTCTCAAGGAGGGTTGTATGCAAAAGCGGAAAGGTCGGTTTATAGTGCCGCAAAATGGGGCATCACTGGTTTTACAAAATCGCTTCAACCGGAATTGGCAAAATATGGAATTGCCGTCACGGGAATTTATCCGGGTAAATTGGATACCAAGATGTTTGAAAAAATCGGAATCGACAAAGATATGACCGACGCCCTTGATACCAAAGAAGTAGCACGGGTTATTAAGTTTCTACTTGAATCTCCACAGGGTGTCGTCTTTCCGGAGATCGGCATCATGTGTATAAAGTATTAG
- a CDS encoding SHOCT domain-containing protein — translation MTDTEEIKSLIASLPAYFNASVDIDADGLLKVLATEGVKFADVLAASWCTYNKWNIESSADAPTLVFIHTKGFIVSVGKNKFMSKAIKYESIPFTAFRNYAPIDYNDQGKDGKFCIEFMGSGGVLIGRLQWRWWSKRFHNASKEIMAVCDERDRILAIISKAIGGQNDDVDANNSTHNNKPETPPSSSIAEEIKKLADMRKQNIITNEEFKLAKKQLLENN, via the coding sequence ATGACTGACACTGAAGAAATCAAATCTTTAATAGCCTCGTTACCTGCATATTTCAATGCCTCGGTAGATATTGACGCGGATGGATTGTTGAAAGTGTTGGCAACTGAAGGTGTAAAATTCGCTGACGTTTTGGCTGCCAGTTGGTGTACGTATAATAAATGGAATATTGAATCAAGTGCTGATGCGCCGACTTTGGTTTTTATCCACACCAAAGGATTTATAGTTTCGGTGGGGAAGAATAAATTCATGAGTAAAGCAATAAAATATGAATCCATTCCTTTTACGGCATTTCGAAATTATGCACCCATAGACTATAACGATCAAGGAAAAGATGGAAAATTTTGCATTGAGTTTATGGGTTCTGGAGGAGTACTTATTGGGAGACTCCAATGGAGATGGTGGTCGAAAAGATTCCACAATGCAAGCAAAGAAATAATGGCCGTTTGTGATGAACGCGATAGGATTCTTGCGATTATCTCCAAAGCTATAGGAGGCCAAAATGATGATGTGGATGCAAATAATTCTACACATAATAATAAACCTGAAACACCTCCTTCGTCATCCATCGCGGAAGAGATAAAAAAACTTGCCGATATGAGAAAACAAAACATTATTACGAATGAGGAGTTTAAGTTGGCTAAAAAACAATTACTCGAGAATAATTAA
- a CDS encoding GIY-YIG nuclease family protein gives MAKTYYVYILASKRNGTLYIGVTNNLERRMYEHKHHLIKGFTQKHNVSMLVYFEVTNDIEAALVREKQLKKWNRTWKLELIESVNPEWKDLSGDWIPDRSRG, from the coding sequence ATGGCCAAAACTTATTATGTCTACATTCTTGCAAGTAAAAGAAACGGGACACTCTACATAGGAGTCACGAATAATTTAGAACGAAGGATGTATGAACATAAACATCATTTAATTAAAGGTTTTACCCAAAAACACAATGTTAGTATGCTGGTATATTTTGAAGTTACTAATGATATAGAGGCTGCTCTTGTACGAGAAAAACAATTGAAGAAATGGAATAGGACATGGAAACTGGAATTGATTGAGAGTGTTAATCCAGAGTGGAAAGATTTATCTGGGGACTGGATCCCCGATCGGAGTCGGGGATGA